The proteins below are encoded in one region of Clostridium pasteurianum DSM 525 = ATCC 6013:
- a CDS encoding response regulator transcription factor codes for MEKTKVILVDDEKLVADGLKIILETYEDIEVIATASNGQEALNRCRNHKPDVVLMDIRMPECDGVIGTKLVKKEFKDIKILILTTFNDVQYIHEALKYGASGYILKDSDYDLIYEGIKASLKGNVVINPEVISKMISESSSYYKKASIEKVTKDFNLNEKEINIIKKVASGLSNKEIGKKLFLSEGTIKNNISMILSKLSLRDRTQLTIFAFKNNIAE; via the coding sequence ATGGAGAAAACTAAAGTAATACTTGTTGATGATGAAAAATTAGTGGCAGACGGGCTAAAAATTATACTGGAGACCTATGAAGATATTGAAGTTATTGCTACAGCTTCAAATGGACAGGAGGCACTGAATAGATGCAGGAACCATAAGCCAGATGTAGTGCTTATGGATATAAGGATGCCAGAGTGTGATGGAGTAATTGGGACAAAACTAGTAAAGAAAGAATTTAAGGATATAAAAATACTTATTTTAACTACTTTTAATGATGTTCAGTATATCCATGAAGCCCTAAAGTATGGAGCCTCGGGATATATTTTAAAGGATAGCGATTATGATTTAATTTACGAAGGCATAAAGGCAAGCCTTAAAGGAAATGTTGTAATTAATCCTGAAGTTATTTCTAAAATGATCAGCGAGAGTTCATCCTATTATAAAAAAGCTTCTATAGAGAAGGTAACAAAGGATTTTAATTTGAATGAAAAAGAAATCAATATAATAAAAAAGGTTGCAAGTGGTTTATCCAACAAAGAGATAGGTAAAAAACTTTTTTTATCTGAAGGTACCATAAAGAATAATATAAGTATGATTTTATCAAAACTTTCCTTAAGAGATAGAACAC
- a CDS encoding sensor histidine kinase encodes MGNKMVLVAIRYYVIFMMIMAIFMNNQMNFNNEMIIFILIFLVNNQLRFFSLDKGWQKIVSFILEMVFVLIFYKWIKVYLFIYSALLAIDSNVLFKKYISIIFNLIIVLEELYLLRYSGLQNQFLNIAIVTMVIAVLYFTREERDKKLEAQDLYDRLKISEDKLKKANEELEIYAASIEEITSLRERNRISREIHDSVGHHLSTMVIQLGAIEKTISKNAGAAETLTKNLRKFTQQSLNDVRMAVREMKPKEFEVYEGILNIEELINNFKKMTGVDVRLSFTKEKWSLNSDQAFIIYRIIQEFLSNSLRHGGATIVRIMMAFSEKKLVLTLKDNGRGVNNLVEGIGIKSIRERVMEAGGFFEYNSKAGEGFLVKIELNRWEKPKIHSRREGHGEN; translated from the coding sequence ATGGGTAATAAAATGGTATTGGTAGCTATAAGATATTATGTTATTTTCATGATGATAATGGCAATTTTTATGAACAATCAAATGAATTTTAATAATGAAATGATTATATTTATATTAATTTTTTTAGTAAACAATCAATTGAGATTTTTTTCATTAGATAAAGGGTGGCAGAAAATAGTATCATTTATTTTAGAAATGGTATTTGTTCTTATTTTTTATAAATGGATTAAAGTATATTTATTTATATATTCTGCTTTGTTAGCTATAGATTCTAATGTGTTATTTAAAAAATATATATCCATAATTTTTAATTTGATTATTGTATTGGAAGAATTATATCTACTTAGATACAGTGGTTTACAAAATCAATTTTTAAATATAGCTATAGTAACAATGGTAATAGCTGTACTTTATTTTACAAGAGAGGAAAGAGATAAAAAACTTGAAGCACAGGATTTATATGATAGATTAAAAATATCTGAAGATAAGTTGAAAAAGGCAAATGAGGAATTGGAAATTTATGCTGCTTCTATAGAAGAAATTACTTCACTGAGAGAACGAAATAGAATATCAAGGGAAATTCACGATAGTGTTGGACATCATCTTTCAACTATGGTGATACAGCTTGGAGCTATTGAAAAAACTATTAGTAAAAATGCTGGTGCAGCTGAGACGCTTACAAAAAATCTTAGAAAGTTTACCCAGCAGAGTCTTAATGATGTTAGAATGGCTGTTAGAGAAATGAAGCCGAAAGAATTTGAAGTATATGAAGGAATTTTAAATATAGAAGAACTTATAAATAATTTTAAGAAAATGACTGGAGTAGATGTAAGATTATCTTTTACTAAAGAGAAATGGTCTTTGAACTCAGACCAGGCTTTTATAATCTATAGGATAATTCAAGAGTTTTTATCTAACAGTCTTAGACATGGAGGAGCTACAATTGTTAGAATAATGATGGCTTTTAGTGAAAAAAAGCTTGTATTAACCTTAAAAGATAACGGTAGAGGAGTAAATAATTTAGTAGAGGGGATTGGAATTAAGAGTATAAGAGAACGAGTCATGGAAGCTGGTGGATTTTTTGAATACAATAGTAAAGCAGGTGAGGGATTTCTAGTAAAAATAGAACTGAATAGATGGGAAAAGCCTAAGATTCATTCAAGGAGGGAAGGGCATGGAGAAAACTAA
- a CDS encoding TOBE domain-containing protein, with protein sequence MSISARNQLKGKVVAVKKGLVTAEVVLEIAGGDKVTSIISLDSIEDLGVKEGTELTAVIKSTDVMILA encoded by the coding sequence ATGAGTATAAGTGCAAGAAATCAATTAAAAGGAAAAGTTGTAGCTGTAAAGAAAGGACTTGTAACTGCTGAAGTAGTTCTTGAAATCGCTGGAGGAGATAAAGTAACTTCAATAATATCTCTTGATTCAATTGAAGATCTTGGAGTTAAAGAAGGTACAGAATTAACTGCTGTTATTAAATCAACTGATGTTATGATCTTAGCTTAA